The window GAGATTTAAATATTgtaattttattaaaatcctaatatacatatatatattatatcgGTCTCTCTTTTtaagttttaaaaataataaaaggCGTTCAAAAACTGAATCAAACTAGTACTAGctcatttttcaattatttGTTCAGCTTTGATATACAGTCTTAAAGGCTTGTTCAAAGTCTGCAATAATGTCGTCTATATATTCTGTACCAACTGACACACGGATGACATCCTTGTCAGCACCAGcctttaatttttcttCGTCAGTCAACTGCTGATGGGTAGTGAAGTATGGAGCAATGACCAATGTCTTCGAATCCCCAACGTTAGCAAGATTAGATGCTAATTTTAATGAATCCACAAATTTTGCAGCGATTACACTTGTGTCCACTTCGgaagcttcttcttcgcCATTTGTTTTATCAAACGGTTTAATGCCAAAAGAAAGCATACCACCTGCACCATTAGTTAGGTATTTCTTGGCATTATTACGGGAAGGATGGGAGTCCAAGCCTGGATAAGAGACCCATGCAACGTATGGAGAATCCTCCAAATGTCTCGCAAGATCGATGGAATTACGTGCATGTCTTTCACATCTTAAGGAGAGAGTTTCCAAGCCTTGCAATGATAAAAATGCAGTGAAAGGACTCATCGTAGACCCGAGATCTCTCAAAAGTTCAAGTCTTACATACGCAATAAACGCCAGTGGTCCAAAGTTATCATTGTACACCATTCCATGGTAGCTTTCAGCAGGCTGCGAAAATTGAGGGAATTTATCAGGGTACTGAGTCCAAGGGAAATTACCAGAATCAACTATAGCACCTGCAATGGCTGTCCCGTGTCCATTAATCCATTTTGTCGCAGAATGTGTAATAATGTCTGCTCCAAACTCAATTGGCTTGCAAAAGAACCCAGCTGCACCAAAAGTATTGTCAACCACGACAGGTATACCGTGCTTATGTGCTACTTCGGTAATCTTCTCAAAGTCAGGAACAGTATACTTCGGGTTACCGATACTTTCAACATACAACGCTTTGGtcttatcatcaaaaagCTGCTCATAATCCTCAGCCTCGCCCCCCTCGGAGAATCTAACCTCAACTCCCAACCTCTTAAATGCAACCTTCAATTGATTATACGTACCTCCGTACAAATGCGAAGAAGTTACAATATTATCTCCAACTTGAGCCAATGCCCCAAGCGCCATCGCCTGTGCCGCTTGGCCAGAGGCTACCGCTACACAACCACGTCCACCTTCCAAAGCCGCTAGCCTCTTTTCTAAAACATCCACAGTAGGATTCCCCATACGCGAGTAGAGATACCCTGGAGTATTCAACCCAAATAGATCTGCACCATGTTgagaatttttaaaaacgtATGATGACGTCGCATATATCGGCACTGCCCTAGGATTCCCTGAATTAGCTGAAGCATCTTGACCTGCATGCAACTGCAAAGTATCGTAATGTGATGgcatttttattattaagaaaggctgaagaaagaaaaacctAAACTAACTGGAACCAAGTATTATTCTTGGTGAGACAATTCTAGGGTCGTGCACTAAAATAGTCCTAGTGTATACCACTTTCTATGCTACACCCGAAGGGAAACGACAATCCAACAATAACCTAAACCAAACCATATTTCCGAAAATCAATCACTGGATATTTATATGCTTCTAATAGAACCTGAAAACCTTAACGAGCCTCACATTTCCTCCATCATGCTGTCACCACTAATGTCACGGCTAATTTCGCAAGAGTGCTAGAATAGATACACATGAAAATCATAATGATTTACAATAATTAAGAGTGTTCACTACGCCAAAAAGCCACACCAATTTAATAAGAGGTATACTACGAagtgtttttgaagaagccaCATCTGTTACCCATAGGATTCTTCAGTAAAGTGCTTACTTGACACAGGTCATGTGGTGATTTCTAAAGACAAGTCTTATAGAAGGTATGTTCGTGGTCATCCTCCAAACTATAGAACTGGGCTTCGTAACCACAAGAGCGGTAcggtcacgtgatattaCTAAGCAGAAAATCGGCACTAAAACTGTGTActataaaaacaaatgaGAGCTACGGGATTCGAACCCGCGAATCCGTAGATATCAGAGATTTTAAACTATTAGGCCTAAATCTGACGCCTTAAACCACTCGGCCAAACTCTCATATTATTTGATGGATATTTTCCCGTTTACTCAACATTTAACGTATCAACGTAATGTCCagattaaaaataaatttcTGTTGGTCATGCCAATGTTGCTTTCACTTGTGATACCAATGTTGTTATAAGCTAGATATTGTGATTAGCCTGACGAAGTCTGTGTTTTAAGTTAGTTTGCTGACAAGTTGGACTTTGGCGCATGTAGTCGCCGGCACGA is drawn from Eremothecium cymbalariae DBVPG#7215 chromosome 8, complete sequence and contains these coding sequences:
- the MET17 gene encoding bifunctional cysteine synthase/O-acetylhomoserine aminocarboxypropyltransferase MET17 (similar to Ashbya gossypii ADL031W); amino-acid sequence: MPSHYDTLQLHAGQDASANSGNPRAVPIYATSSYVFKNSQHGADLFGLNTPGYLYSRMGNPTVDVLEKRLAALEGGRGCVAVASGQAAQAMALGALAQVGDNIVTSSHLYGGTYNQLKVAFKRLGVEVRFSEGGEAEDYEQLFDDKTKALYVESIGNPKYTVPDFEKITEVAHKHGIPVVVDNTFGAAGFFCKPIEFGADIITHSATKWINGHGTAIAGAIVDSGNFPWTQYPDKFPQFSQPAESYHGMVYNDNFGPLAFIAYVRLELLRDLGSTMSPFTAFLSLQGLETLSLRCERHARNSIDLARHLEDSPYVAWVSYPGLDSHPSRNNAKKYLTNGAGGMLSFGIKPFDKTNGEEEASEVDTSVIAAKFVDSLKLASNLANVGDSKTLVIAPYFTTHQQLTDEEKLKAGADKDVIRVSVGTEYIDDIIADFEQAFKTVYQS